The Candidatus Dependentiae bacterium genome includes a window with the following:
- a CDS encoding right-handed parallel beta-helix repeat-containing protein has product MSGNYCLANDIIGTITISSNEVHLDLNGFSIISTDTTGIAEIPTPPFIIQWGAISMNNVENVSVRNGQLYKLGIFASTCTNVLIDSIASFSCGVPDINCTGMNRLSVSNYSIFNHYGFSSCVSAELSNDISFENFNVNDSQYAQGFTIISIDNFEVENLFLNNPSTPSATINASSIAATSVTNLSIRNVITEAGAIFVVTSTGIIIENVQSSLSTNGFSFMNNVRNVSIADCICRDSDVVGGVLQNIVTGTNIRVSNFNVENCVGNEVILATDITNCVFENYNASECVLSAPAIVVDNTSSGTTTGAQLTFDNWTLNECALISVFNINTAPDIQISRFKVTNNNSLSSISFARVTNSPKVIFDDCIFSDNASNTADNIITAQASDFIRINNVVIENNTFAGGQNGIVFSAGVLLTVTGCEVTNCRIENNALNTSGIPVVSLNLIEATGVQSLNVSGNIINNNVINAVSASENIIIADSASTNATITKNTINSNMFNDGISSVASYINTSAVALIEDNIMIENSSSTGAAFGIQATSNAIVRGNVLNLNQCPLQMIGISVVGEDSVIEKNIVTRNIGSTSTGIQISASRGMVTMNESQQHTNNYITTGGLIIPIAELSYANGIIVPVPVDAPLSSYHNLSMVPQPLSYVSTFSLILELKDTLTVCGIPTPISSSTVITQSGTYCLTQDIVGTITINADNVILDMNNKQITGAVPLVISSHQNILVKNGRITSPGVGGQGIQISSCFDVTFDNILLSTITNTALSISSCENVQVTNCVFIGCVLPISIASSIDTMLKNCTLRDNTGRTTAGGPTSQTVLIIGSTGTVMDNCVLFNNTNYDTITAVSASTNTILQDSSWYSNSVFLQSGGSAANSPRIILSANSSNTVIERCEVNDNSAPVGGSNLYVINSLTGDRTCLIRHCTVARNTPGAAANLFGIAANGSGVVSKNTIFGNTYGAGSPIQTVAGAALIIQNKYDKPASGGVVAEYNYSTTVGVGGISQPPLSPFHNIVQV; this is encoded by the coding sequence ATGTCTGGTAACTATTGTTTAGCGAATGATATTATCGGAACGATAACGATTTCATCAAATGAAGTTCATTTAGATTTAAATGGTTTCTCGATCATTAGCACAGACACAACGGGAATTGCTGAAATTCCTACGCCTCCGTTTATTATTCAATGGGGTGCAATAAGTATGAATAATGTTGAAAACGTATCGGTTCGTAACGGTCAGTTATATAAACTCGGCATTTTTGCGAGCACATGCACAAATGTACTGATCGATTCGATAGCCTCCTTCTCTTGCGGAGTGCCGGATATTAATTGTACGGGAATGAATCGCCTAAGCGTGTCTAATTATTCAATTTTTAATCATTATGGTTTTTCTTCATGTGTAAGTGCAGAACTAAGTAATGATATTTCATTTGAAAATTTTAATGTGAATGATTCGCAATATGCCCAAGGATTTACTATAATTTCTATTGATAATTTTGAGGTAGAGAACCTCTTCTTAAATAATCCCAGCACGCCAAGCGCGACTATCAATGCCTCGTCTATCGCTGCCACGAGCGTCACGAATTTAAGTATTAGAAATGTAATAACCGAAGCTGGTGCTATATTCGTTGTAACATCTACAGGTATTATAATAGAAAATGTTCAATCAAGCTTATCGACAAATGGTTTTTCTTTTATGAACAACGTTCGAAACGTTAGCATAGCAGATTGTATATGCAGAGATTCTGATGTTGTGGGCGGCGTGCTGCAAAATATTGTTACGGGAACCAATATCCGAGTTTCAAATTTTAACGTAGAGAATTGTGTTGGGAATGAAGTAATTTTAGCCACAGATATTACTAACTGTGTATTTGAAAATTATAATGCTTCAGAATGTGTTTTATCTGCTCCTGCTATTGTGGTAGATAATACCTCTTCTGGAACGACTACTGGTGCTCAATTAACATTTGATAATTGGACATTAAATGAGTGCGCGCTTATTTCAGTATTCAATATCAATACCGCTCCAGATATTCAAATTAGCAGATTTAAAGTTACAAACAATAACTCATTGAGTTCGATTAGTTTTGCAAGAGTTACAAACTCGCCGAAAGTAATTTTTGATGACTGCATTTTCTCCGATAATGCATCAAACACTGCTGACAATATCATTACTGCTCAGGCTAGTGATTTTATCAGAATTAATAATGTTGTGATTGAAAACAACACCTTTGCTGGAGGCCAAAACGGAATTGTTTTTAGTGCGGGCGTTCTATTAACAGTTACGGGATGCGAGGTGACAAATTGTCGAATAGAGAATAATGCTCTCAATACATCCGGAATACCTGTCGTTTCATTAAATTTGATCGAAGCGACGGGCGTGCAGAGCTTGAACGTTTCTGGTAATATTATTAACAATAACGTCATCAATGCTGTTAGCGCATCAGAAAATATTATTATAGCTGATTCAGCTTCTACTAATGCGACTATAACGAAAAATACAATCAATTCTAATATGTTTAACGATGGCATTAGTTCAGTCGCTTCTTATATTAATACTTCAGCTGTAGCGCTTATTGAAGACAATATAATGATCGAGAATTCAAGCAGCACCGGTGCTGCGTTTGGAATTCAAGCAACTAGTAATGCGATTGTTAGAGGAAACGTTCTTAATTTGAACCAGTGCCCGCTTCAGATGATTGGAATAAGTGTGGTCGGAGAAGACTCGGTTATTGAAAAAAATATAGTCACACGAAATATAGGATCTACGAGCACTGGTATTCAAATAAGCGCAAGCAGGGGTATGGTTACGATGAACGAATCCCAGCAACATACAAATAACTATATTACAACTGGTGGCTTAATTATTCCGATTGCTGAACTGAGTTATGCCAACGGGATAATAGTACCAGTTCCTGTAGATGCTCCTCTATCTTCTTATCATAATCTTTCAATGGTTCCCCAACCGCTCAGTTATGTATCTACATTTTCGTTGATTCTTGAACTGAAAGATACACTAACCGTATGTGGGATTCCAACTCCTATAAGTAGCTCAACTGTAATTACGCAGTCTGGCACTTATTGTCTTACTCAAGATATCGTGGGAACGATAACTATCAATGCAGACAACGTTATTCTTGATATGAATAATAAACAGATCACGGGTGCAGTTCCCTTGGTCATCAGCTCCCATCAGAACATCTTAGTAAAGAATGGACGGATTACTAGTCCTGGCGTTGGTGGTCAAGGCATTCAGATATCTTCGTGTTTCGACGTAACCTTTGATAATATTCTGCTGAGCACTATTACTAACACTGCATTGTCAATTTCAAGTTGTGAAAATGTGCAGGTGACTAATTGTGTTTTTATTGGGTGTGTACTGCCAATAAGTATTGCATCTTCAATTGATACGATGTTAAAAAACTGCACTCTTCGCGATAATACCGGACGAACAACCGCGGGGGGCCCTACGTCGCAAACAGTCTTGATAATTGGATCCACCGGCACCGTTATGGATAACTGTGTTTTATTTAATAACACAAATTATGATACGATTACTGCCGTATCGGCATCCACTAACACCATCCTTCAAGATTCATCCTGGTATTCTAATAGCGTCTTCCTTCAGTCCGGCGGAAGCGCTGCCAATTCTCCACGGATTATTCTCTCTGCAAATAGTAGTAATACAGTGATCGAGCGTTGCGAAGTGAATGATAATTCAGCGCCGGTAGGTGGTAGTAATCTGTATGTCATAAATTCATTAACTGGTGATAGAACATGTCTCATAAGACATTGTACTGTGGCGCGAAATACTCCTGGAGCTGCAGCAAATTTATTTGGTATAGCAGCAAACGGATCAGGAGTGGTTTCCAAAAATACCATTTTTGGTAACACCTATGGGGCTGGCAGTCCGATTCAAACAGTAGCCGGCGCTGCTTTGATCATACAAAATAAATATGACAAACCGGCTTCTGGCGGCGTGGTTGCGGAATACAATTATAGTACTACTGTAGGGGTTGGAGGAATCTCGCAACCGCCATTGTCCCCTTTTCACAACATTGTTCAGGTTTAA
- a CDS encoding MoxR family ATPase has translation MELLNQEIIEQLKSESVRFQSLQQEVQKVIVGNEHTISFIMIALLSNGHILLEGVPGVAKTTMIKTITQALGLHFKRIQFTPDLLPADLIGTLIYNPKTQEFETKKGPIFANLILADEINRTPAKVQAALLEAMQEQQVTIGSNTFPLDKPFLVFATQNPLEQEGTYRLPEAQIDRFMFKLLIDYLTPAQEKQLLQRSSVTTPVHQVLTHDDIFAAQELVKKIYVDEKVIDYIISIVFATRNPGAYKMPQLKSLIEYGVSPRATLGLFQAAQAHAFLRKRHFVTPDDVKAVVHPLLRHRITLTYDAQADAIKPDDVITTIIQTVPTP, from the coding sequence ATGGAATTGTTGAATCAAGAAATTATCGAACAGTTAAAATCTGAAAGCGTGCGATTTCAATCGCTGCAGCAAGAAGTGCAGAAAGTAATCGTGGGCAATGAACATACGATTTCATTTATCATGATTGCTCTTCTTTCAAATGGGCACATTCTCCTTGAAGGGGTTCCCGGCGTTGCTAAAACAACGATGATAAAAACAATTACTCAAGCGTTAGGGCTTCATTTTAAGCGGATTCAATTTACTCCCGATTTGTTGCCGGCAGATTTGATTGGTACATTAATTTATAATCCCAAAACGCAAGAATTCGAAACGAAAAAAGGCCCTATTTTTGCAAATCTTATTCTAGCTGATGAAATCAATCGTACTCCTGCAAAGGTTCAGGCGGCTCTTCTAGAGGCGATGCAGGAACAACAAGTAACAATCGGTTCAAATACTTTTCCGCTCGATAAACCGTTCTTGGTTTTTGCTACACAAAATCCATTAGAGCAAGAAGGCACCTATCGTTTGCCGGAAGCGCAAATAGATCGCTTCATGTTTAAATTGCTTATTGATTATCTGACGCCAGCACAAGAAAAACAGCTTTTGCAGCGAAGTTCGGTAACAACTCCCGTGCATCAAGTATTAACGCACGATGATATTTTTGCAGCGCAAGAACTCGTAAAAAAAATATATGTCGATGAAAAAGTAATTGATTATATTATTTCTATTGTTTTTGCGACGCGTAATCCAGGTGCCTATAAAATGCCTCAGCTGAAATCTCTCATTGAGTATGGTGTTTCACCTCGCGCAACACTTGGTTTATTTCAAGCTGCGCAAGCACACGCCTTTTTGAGAAAACGGCATTTTGTAACTCCAGATGATGTTAAGGCGGTGGTACATCCACTCTTGCGTCATCGCATTACACTAACGTATGATGCGCAAGCGGATGCTATAAAACCGGATGATGTAATTACCACAATTATTCAAACAGTGCCAACGCCGTAA
- a CDS encoding leucine--tRNA ligase produces the protein MSYDFKAIEEKWQQRWAENNPAKTKPTGSGKKFYCLDMFPYPSGSGLHVGHWRGYVLSDIYARIKWLEGFNVLHPMGWDAFGLPAENDAIKKGIQPEVGTAKNIAVFKEQLNKIGAIYDWSKEINTTDPDYYKWTQWIFLKMYDAGLAYQAELPINWCPSCLTGLANEEVVNGKCERCGTIVTEKKIRQWVLKITEYAEKLLEGLDRLDWPEKVKLMQRNWIGKSHGAEIQFIVVTPAGKKLPMPIFTTSPETLFGVTFVAIAHDYKDIKEILAAGKEKELTSFMNQLHQQSEHDTNKFGFFTGSYAINPINNQEIPIWVTNYVLSGYGTGAVMGVPGHDERDNEFANQYDLPIVYVVDNDQVREQKNGPRGCYPYQGTLINSGAFTGTQEKAGARKMIEALSKESKAQEKVTYKLRDWIFSRQRYWGEPIPIIHCPKDGVVPVPENQLPVVLPRVKEYQPTGTGESPLAAIESFVNTTCPKCGGPAKRETNTMPQWAGSSWYFLRYPNPHLKDKPFDKKDMEYWLPVDQYVGGIEHAILHLLYARFYTKVLYDLGYLSFDEPFAHLFNQGMVCKYSELSGHVEKMSKSKGNVVNPDEIVGEYGSDALRMYILFMGPPELDCEWQDLGLEGVKRFLNRLWLFLTDKERMLPAGEREESEVTKRFNRFLKDYQERIAHFKPNTAVSACMEWFNDASAQKMKLSRETMEKLLVALSVLIPHFSSQLLEQLLGKELQNCSWPHFDPALALRDEISFMIQVNGKLRGELMIVPGSDRAIIEPQAYTFVQKYVEGKQLVNVVFVPDRLINFVVK, from the coding sequence ATGAGTTACGATTTTAAAGCGATTGAAGAGAAATGGCAGCAGCGATGGGCTGAAAATAATCCAGCAAAAACCAAACCGACGGGCAGCGGTAAAAAATTTTATTGTCTGGATATGTTCCCTTATCCTTCAGGCTCAGGACTTCATGTCGGCCATTGGCGCGGCTATGTACTTTCTGATATTTATGCGCGTATTAAATGGCTTGAAGGATTTAACGTTCTTCATCCTATGGGTTGGGATGCGTTCGGGCTTCCCGCTGAAAACGATGCAATAAAAAAAGGCATCCAGCCGGAAGTAGGTACTGCCAAAAATATTGCCGTTTTTAAGGAGCAACTTAATAAAATCGGCGCTATTTACGATTGGTCTAAAGAAATAAACACCACTGATCCCGATTATTATAAATGGACGCAGTGGATTTTTCTCAAAATGTACGATGCCGGCCTTGCTTATCAAGCAGAATTGCCGATCAATTGGTGCCCATCGTGCTTAACCGGTCTTGCAAATGAAGAAGTGGTTAACGGAAAATGTGAACGATGCGGAACTATTGTTACAGAAAAGAAAATTAGGCAGTGGGTACTTAAGATAACCGAATATGCCGAGAAATTACTTGAAGGTTTGGATCGTCTTGATTGGCCTGAAAAAGTAAAACTCATGCAGCGAAACTGGATCGGTAAATCGCACGGAGCTGAAATTCAATTTATCGTTGTCACGCCCGCCGGCAAAAAATTACCGATGCCGATTTTTACTACAAGCCCAGAAACACTTTTTGGCGTTACGTTCGTCGCGATTGCTCATGATTACAAAGATATCAAAGAGATTTTGGCTGCAGGTAAAGAGAAAGAATTAACGAGTTTCATGAATCAATTGCATCAACAATCTGAGCATGATACGAATAAATTTGGATTTTTTACTGGAAGCTATGCAATTAATCCAATAAATAACCAAGAGATTCCTATTTGGGTTACTAATTATGTGCTGAGCGGTTATGGAACCGGTGCTGTTATGGGCGTGCCGGGGCATGATGAGCGAGATAATGAATTTGCAAACCAGTATGATCTTCCAATAGTATACGTCGTTGATAATGATCAAGTGCGTGAGCAAAAAAATGGCCCGCGTGGCTGTTATCCTTATCAAGGAACGCTTATTAATAGCGGTGCGTTTACCGGCACTCAAGAAAAAGCTGGCGCTCGCAAAATGATAGAAGCGCTCTCCAAAGAAAGTAAAGCTCAGGAAAAAGTAACGTATAAATTACGCGATTGGATTTTTTCGCGTCAGCGCTATTGGGGTGAGCCAATTCCTATAATTCACTGCCCAAAAGATGGCGTTGTGCCCGTTCCTGAAAATCAGTTGCCGGTTGTATTGCCTCGGGTAAAAGAATATCAGCCAACAGGCACTGGAGAATCACCGCTTGCAGCTATTGAATCTTTTGTAAATACAACATGCCCAAAATGTGGCGGCCCGGCAAAACGAGAAACTAATACGATGCCGCAATGGGCAGGATCAAGCTGGTATTTCTTGCGCTATCCTAATCCACATCTTAAAGATAAACCTTTTGATAAAAAAGATATGGAATATTGGCTTCCAGTGGATCAATACGTTGGCGGGATTGAGCATGCGATATTGCATTTGCTTTATGCACGATTTTATACAAAAGTGCTTTATGATTTGGGCTATCTTTCTTTTGATGAGCCGTTTGCGCATTTATTTAATCAAGGAATGGTATGCAAATATTCTGAACTATCCGGCCATGTTGAGAAGATGTCTAAATCAAAAGGGAACGTGGTTAATCCTGATGAAATCGTTGGAGAATATGGCTCCGATGCGCTTCGCATGTACATTTTATTTATGGGTCCTCCTGAACTTGATTGCGAATGGCAGGATTTAGGGCTTGAAGGCGTTAAGCGTTTCCTCAATCGACTTTGGCTCTTTTTGACAGATAAAGAGCGCATGTTGCCTGCAGGTGAGCGTGAAGAGAGTGAAGTTACAAAACGCTTCAATCGCTTTTTGAAAGATTATCAAGAGCGCATTGCGCATTTTAAACCTAACACGGCAGTTTCGGCTTGCATGGAATGGTTTAACGATGCTTCTGCGCAGAAAATGAAATTAAGCCGCGAAACGATGGAAAAATTATTAGTAGCGTTATCGGTTCTTATTCCTCATTTTTCTTCACAATTGTTGGAACAATTACTTGGCAAAGAATTGCAAAATTGCTCGTGGCCGCATTTTGATCCTGCACTTGCACTGCGTGATGAAATTTCATTTATGATTCAAGTAAACGGAAAATTGCGCGGCGAATTAATGATTGTGCCAGGATCTGATCGTGCGATTATTGAACCGCAAGCGTACACATTTGTTCAAAAATATGTTGAGGGAAAACAACTTGTTAATGTTGTTTTTGTTCCTGATCGATTAATAAATTTTGTAGTGAAATAA